The Oceanispirochaeta sp. genome contains a region encoding:
- a CDS encoding IclR family transcriptional regulator: MAVQILDKSFLVLETLSREITGLTVSELSKRVDLNITTVHRILGTFADRGYIRQDQDKRYCLSLKFIELSSSYLNGLDLKQIAEPFLKDLTSSLKETVFLATLMDNQAVYIDKHEIYQNLRCYTVLGERKPLYCTALGKSLLLGFNEKELNHYFETCEFEVFTEFTITDKNKLRKELKISSARGWTVDDEEAVPGLICFAAPIFDYRGHIIASVSTSFNKEDLQDDDRIRITDQLLEVSGKISKRMGYKKQEKIK; encoded by the coding sequence ATGGCCGTGCAGATTCTTGACAAATCCTTTCTGGTCCTCGAAACCCTCTCCCGGGAAATTACCGGGTTGACCGTTTCCGAGCTCTCAAAGAGGGTTGATCTGAATATCACCACGGTTCATAGAATCCTGGGCACTTTTGCCGACCGGGGCTATATCCGTCAGGATCAGGATAAGCGATATTGCCTGAGCCTGAAGTTTATTGAACTATCGAGCTCCTATCTGAATGGGCTTGATTTGAAACAGATTGCTGAACCCTTCCTCAAGGATCTCACATCCTCATTGAAGGAGACTGTTTTTCTGGCAACTCTAATGGACAATCAGGCAGTCTATATTGACAAACATGAAATATACCAGAATCTGAGGTGCTACACAGTACTGGGAGAACGCAAACCCCTTTACTGCACCGCCCTGGGGAAATCACTGCTCCTGGGTTTCAATGAAAAAGAATTGAATCACTATTTTGAAACCTGTGAGTTTGAAGTTTTCACAGAATTTACCATAACCGATAAAAACAAGCTTCGGAAGGAACTGAAAATCAGTTCTGCAAGGGGTTGGACCGTGGACGACGAAGAAGCAGTGCCCGGCCTCATCTGCTTTGCCGCGCCGATCTTCGATTACAGGGGGCATATTATTGCCTCTGTGAGTACGTCATTTAATAAAGAGGACCTTCAGGATGATGACCGGATCAGGATCACTGATCAATTACTGGAAGTCTCAGGAAAGATATCTAAAAGAATGGGATATAAGAAGCAGGAGAAAATAAAATGA
- a CDS encoding alcohol dehydrogenase catalytic domain-containing protein codes for MKKTALYKGNQTIEIVERENEVLKPEEVRLDVAYCGICGTDRHAFHGVMDGRIGNDAVIGHEMSGIITEIGSAVKDHKIGDAVVVRPLDWCGECPTCKRGFTHICENLKFVGLDSEGAFQSSWNVNQRILHKVPKGVSLKVASLAEPLAVACHDVRRSAISSDDFALIIGGGPIGILIAQVLKNKGVNFVLSEVNETRLSIAQSLGIKTLNPIKQDMAASIKEMNKGSLADVVFEVSASQPGALSMTAFTRPRGKIVLVGIYGKNPEVCLKDFFWKELELFGARVYEARDFDEALAVLNIPEFPSEVIISKIYPLEQMEKAFKDLDEDLSVMKILIQCGDLK; via the coding sequence ATGAAAAAAACAGCTCTCTATAAAGGGAATCAAACCATAGAAATTGTTGAGAGAGAAAATGAGGTCCTGAAACCCGAAGAGGTTCGTCTGGATGTGGCCTATTGCGGTATCTGCGGTACCGACCGGCATGCCTTCCATGGTGTCATGGATGGGCGAATCGGAAATGATGCGGTCATCGGTCATGAAATGTCAGGTATCATTACAGAAATCGGATCAGCCGTTAAGGATCATAAAATCGGTGATGCCGTGGTCGTCAGACCCCTGGACTGGTGTGGAGAATGCCCCACCTGTAAGAGAGGATTCACTCATATCTGTGAAAACCTGAAATTTGTTGGCCTGGATTCGGAAGGAGCCTTTCAGTCTTCCTGGAATGTGAATCAGAGAATCCTTCATAAAGTTCCCAAAGGTGTCTCTCTTAAAGTAGCCTCCCTGGCAGAACCTCTAGCTGTGGCCTGTCATGATGTCAGACGATCGGCAATCTCATCAGATGATTTTGCCCTGATCATCGGTGGGGGACCTATCGGCATTCTCATCGCTCAGGTGCTCAAAAACAAGGGAGTCAATTTTGTGCTCTCCGAGGTTAACGAGACCCGTCTTTCTATTGCCCAATCTCTTGGTATCAAGACTCTAAATCCCATAAAACAGGATATGGCCGCATCCATTAAAGAGATGAATAAGGGTTCTCTGGCAGATGTCGTCTTTGAGGTCTCTGCTTCACAGCCAGGAGCTCTGTCGATGACAGCATTTACAAGACCCAGAGGGAAGATCGTTCTGGTGGGGATATACGGCAAAAATCCAGAAGTCTGCCTTAAGGATTTTTTCTGGAAAGAACTGGAGCTTTTTGGAGCCCGTGTTTATGAAGCCCGTGACTTTGATGAAGCCCTGGCGGTTCTGAATATTCCCGAATTTCCCTCAGAGGTAATTATTTCCAAGATTTATCCACTGGAACAGATGGAGAAAGCCTTCAAAGATCTGGATGAAGACCTCTCTGTCATGAAGATTCTTATCCAGTGTGGAGATCTGAAATGA